A genome region from Choloepus didactylus isolate mChoDid1 chromosome 12, mChoDid1.pri, whole genome shotgun sequence includes the following:
- the PCDH9 gene encoding protocadherin-9 isoform X7, giving the protein MDLRDFYLFAALIACLRLDSAIAQELIYTIREELPENVPIGNIPKDLNISHISAATGTSASLVYRLVSKAGDAPLVKVSSSTGEIFTTSNRIDREKLCAGASYAEENECFFELEVVILPNDFFRLIKIKIIVKDTNDNAPMFPSPVINISIPENTLINSRFPIPSATDPDTGFNGVQHYELLNGQSVFGLDIVETPEGEKWPQLIVQQNLDREQKDTYVMKIKVEDGGTPQKSSTAILQVTVSDVNDNRPVFKEGQVEVHIPENAPVGTSVIQLHATDADIGSNAEIRYIFGAQVAPATKRLFALNNTTGLITVQRSLDREETAIHKVTVLASDGSSTPARAVVTINVTDVNDNPPNIDLRYIISPINGTVYLSEKDPVNTKIALITVSDKDTDVNGKVICFIEREVPFHLKAVYDNQYLLETSSLLDYEGTKEFSFKIVASDSGKPSLNQTALVRVKLEDENDNPPIFSQPVIELSVSENNRRGLYLTTISATDEDSGKNADIVYQLGPNASFFDLDRKTGVLTASRVFDREEQERFIFTVTARDNGTPPLQSQAAVIVTVLDENDNSPKFTHNHFQFFVSENLPKYSTVGVITVTDVDAGENKAVTLSILNDNENFVLDPYSGVIKSNVSFDREQQSSYTFDVKATDGGQPPRSSTAKVTINVMDVNDNSPVVISPPSNTSFKLVPLSAIPGSVVAEVFAVDIDTGMNAELKYTIVSGNNKGLFRIDPVTGNITLEEKPTPTDVGLHRLVVNISDLGYPKSLHTLVLVFLYVNDTAGNASYIYDLIRRTMETPLDRNIGDSSQPYQNEDYLTIMIAIVAGAMVVIVVIFVTVLVRCRHTSRFKAAQRSKQGAEWMSPNQENKQNKKKKRKKRKSPKSSLLNFVTIEESKPDDAVHEPINGTISLPAELEEQSIGRFDWGPAPPTTFKPNSPDLAKHYKSASPQPAFHLKPDTPVSVKKHHVIQELPLDNTFVGGCDTLSKRSSTSSDHFSASECSSQGGFKTKGPLHTRQVIISRGPVFAQPNFQPSLTAVLVYLEALQ; this is encoded by the exons aTGGACCTGAGGGATTTTTACCTGTTTGCTGCTCTGATTGCCTGTTTAAGGCTGGATTCTGCAATAGCTCAAGAACTTATTTACACTATTAGAGAGGAATTGCCTGAAAACGTGCCCATAGGAAACATACCAAAGGATCTGAACATTTCTCACATCAGTGCTGCCACAGGGACCAGCGCAAGCCTTGTCTACAGACTGGTTTCTAAAGCTGGGGATGCCCCTTTGGTGAAAGTATCCAGTAGCACTGGGGAAATCTTCACAACCTCCAACAGAATAGACAGAGAGAAACTCTGTGCTGGAGCCTCCTATGCTGAGGAGAATGAGTGTTTCTTTGAACTTGAGGTGGTGATTCTCCCCAATGATTTTTTCAGGCTgatcaaaatcaaaataattgtCAAGGATACCAATGACAATGCCCCCATGTTTCCGTCGCCTGTCATCAATATTTCCATTCCAGAAAACACTTTGATCAACAGCCGCTTTCCAATCCCATCAGCCACAGATCCTGACACAGGCTTCAATGGTGTGCAGCATTATGAATTGTTAAATGGGCAGAGTGTTTTTGGACTGGATATCGTGGAAACTCCAGAGGGAGAGAAGTGGCCGCAATTGATTGTTCAGCAAAACTTGGATAGAGAACAGAAAGATACCTATGTGATGAAAATCAAAGTAGAGGATGGAGGCACTCCACAGAAATCCAGCACGGCCATCCTGCAGGTCACAGTAAGTGATGTAAATGACAACAGGCCAGTGTTTAAAGAGGGTCAAGTGGAGGTGCACATTCCAGAGAATGCTCCCGTGGGCACCTCTGTAATTCAGCTCCACGCCACTGATGCAGATATAGGCAGTAATGCAGAAATTCGGTACATTTTTGGTGCCCAGGTCGCCCCTGCAACCAAAAGACTCTTTGCTTTAAATAATACTACTGGGCTGATTACAGTTCAGAGGTCCTTAGATCGAGAGGAGACAGCCATTCACAAAGTGACAGTGCTGGCTAGTGACGGCAGCTCCACTCCTGCTCGAGCAGTGGTTACCATCAATGTCACTGATGTAAATGATAACCCTCCTAACATAGACCTCAGGTACATTATAAGTCCCATCAATGGCACAGTGTACTTATCTGAGAAAGATCCTGTCAATACAAAGATTGCCCTAATTACAGTTTCAGATAAGGACACAGATGTGAATGGCAAGGTGATCTGTTTCATTGAAAGAGAGGTCCCGTTTCATTTGAAGGCAGTTTATGACAACCAGTATTTGTTAGAGACCTCCTCTTTGTTGGACTATGAGGGCACCAAAGAATTCAGCTTTAAGATTGTTGCCTCTGATTCTGGGAAGCCCAGTTTAAATCAGACTGCCCTGGTAAGGGTTAAGCTTGAGGACGAAAATGACAACCCACCAATTTTCAGCCAGCCTGTAATTGAGCTGTCAGTTTCTGAAAACAACCGACGTGGGTTATACTTAACAACTATTAGTGCCACAGATGAAGACAGTGGGAAAAATGCAGACATTGTTTATCAGCTTGGACCGAATGCCTCCTTCTTTGATCTGGACCGAAAGACAGGAGTTTTGACAGCCTCCAGAGTCTTTGACAGAGAAGAGCAAGAACGATTCATTTTTACAGTAACTGCCAGGGACAATGGGACCCCTCCCCTCCAAAGCCAAGCGGCTGTGATAGTTACTGTGCTGGATGAGAACGACAACAGCCCCAAGTTTACTCAtaatcattttcaattttttgtgtcTGAGAATCTGCCAAAGTATAGTACTGTGGGGGTAATCACAGTGACAGATGTAGATGCTGGAGAGAATAAAGCTGTGACTCTTTCCATtctaaatgacaatgaaaattttGTGTTGGATCCTTATTCTGGAGTGATAAAGTCAAATGTTTCCTTTGATAGAGAGCAGCAGAGCTCCTACACTTTTGATGTCAAAGCCACTGATGGAGGGCAACCACCTCGTTCCTCTACTGCAAAAGTAACTATCAATGTCATGGATGTCAATGACAATAGCCCAGTTGTCATTTCACCACCGTCTAACACTTCCTTTAAGTTGGTGCCCCTCTCAGCCATTCCTGGCTCCGTGGTCGCAGAAGTTTTTGCCGTGGATATTGACACTGGAATGAACGCTGAACTTAAGTATACAATTGTGAGTGGCAACAACAAAGGTCTATTTCGGATTGATCCAGTAACAGGTAACATTACTCTGGAGGAAAAACCGACACCTACAGATGTGGGCTTGCACCGTTTGGTGGTCAACATAAGTGACCTGGGGTACCCTAAGTCTTTGCACACACTCGTGCTTGTGTTTCTTTATGTTAATGACACTGCTGGAAATGCCTCCTACATCTATGACTTGATACGCAGGACTATGGAGACCCCCTTGGACAGGAATATAGGGGACAGTAGCCAGCCCTACCAGAACGAGGACTATCTCACCATCATGATCGCCATCGTCGCAGGCGCCATGGTGGTCATCGTCGTGATCTTTGTCACCGTTCTGGTGCGCTGTCGCCACACATCACGGTTCAAAGCCGCTCAGAGGAGCAAGCAAGGTGCTGAGTGGATGTCCCCAAACCAggagaacaaacaaaacaagaaaaagaagaggaagaaaagaaagtctCCCAAGAGCTCTCTTTTGAACTTTGTGACCATCGAAGAGTCCAAACCCGACGATGCCGTTCACGAACCCATCAACGGGACCATCAGCCTGCCGGCTGAGCTGGAGGAGCAGAGTATAGGAAGATTTGACTGGGGCCCCGCTCCTCCCACAACCTTCAAGCCCAACAGCCCCGACCTGGCCAAGCACTACAAATCTGCCTCTCCACAGCCTGCTTTCCACCTTAAACCAGACACTCCAGTGTCCGTGAAAAAACATCATGTGATTCAGGAACTCCCTTTGGACAACACCTTTGTCGGGGGCTGTGACACCCTTTCCAAACGCTCTTCCACTAGTTCAGATCACTTCAGTGCCTCAGAGTGCAGTTCCCAAGGAGGCTTCAAGACAAAGGGCCCCTTACACACCAGACAG GTTATCATTTCCAGAGGACCTGTTTTTGCACAGCCCAACTTTCAGCCCTCACTGACGGCCGTTTTAGTGTACCTGGAAGCTTTACAGTAA